The Xanthomonas sp. CFBP 8443 genome has a window encoding:
- a CDS encoding type II toxin-antitoxin system RelE/ParE family toxin, whose amino-acid sequence MIRNFVDKEAEKIWQGTPSRRLPADIQVVARRKLRMLNSAATLDDLRVPPANRLEALKGDRKGQHSTRINDPWRVCFQWKDGDALDVEIVDYH is encoded by the coding sequence GTGATTCGGAACTTCGTCGACAAGGAAGCCGAAAAGATCTGGCAGGGCACGCCTTCCCGGCGATTGCCGGCCGACATCCAGGTCGTGGCTCGGCGCAAGCTGCGCATGCTCAACAGCGCGGCCACGCTGGACGATCTGCGGGTTCCGCCGGCCAACCGTCTGGAGGCCTTAAAGGGAGACCGCAAGGGCCAGCACAGCACCCGGATCAACGATCCATGGCGCGTGTGCTTCCAATGGAAGGACGGCGATGCGCTGGACGTGGAAATCGTCGACTACCACTGA
- a CDS encoding LysR family transcriptional regulator: MSQRPALTDLSAFAAIVAHRSFRKAADELGLSPSTLSHMMRTLETRMGVRLLHRTTRSVAPTEAGARLVARLQPLLRELDQALDDVGSFAHGPSGTLRINANETAARLLLQRVVPAFLQRYPAMALDLVSEGRLVDIVAAGFDAGIRLGEALPQDMIAVPFGGPQRFIAAAAPAYLARHPPPRTPDELAQHTCIGFRLPSGKPYRWEFARHDQELAVEVGGPLTLDHLGLMADAAVAGMGIAYLSEVAVQAQLDSGALVRVLDDWCPPLPGLFLYYSGHRHVPAGLQAFIGVLKELG; this comes from the coding sequence ATGAGTCAGCGGCCCGCTCTGACCGATCTCAGCGCCTTCGCCGCGATCGTGGCGCACCGCAGCTTCCGCAAGGCCGCCGACGAGCTGGGGCTGTCGCCGTCAACGCTCAGCCACATGATGCGCACGCTGGAAACGCGCATGGGCGTGCGCCTGCTGCACCGGACCACGCGCAGCGTCGCGCCCACCGAAGCCGGCGCGCGACTGGTCGCACGGCTGCAGCCGCTGCTGCGCGAACTGGACCAGGCGCTGGACGACGTTGGCAGCTTCGCGCACGGCCCCAGCGGCACGCTGCGCATCAACGCCAACGAGACCGCCGCGCGCCTGCTGCTGCAGCGCGTGGTGCCGGCGTTCCTGCAGCGCTATCCGGCGATGGCGCTGGACCTGGTCAGCGAGGGCCGCCTGGTCGACATCGTCGCCGCCGGCTTCGACGCCGGCATCCGCCTAGGCGAAGCGCTGCCGCAGGACATGATCGCGGTGCCGTTCGGCGGCCCGCAGCGCTTCATTGCCGCCGCTGCGCCGGCGTACCTGGCGCGCCACCCGCCGCCGCGCACGCCCGACGAACTCGCGCAACACACCTGCATCGGCTTCCGCCTGCCCAGCGGCAAGCCCTACCGCTGGGAATTCGCGCGCCACGACCAGGAACTGGCGGTGGAGGTCGGCGGCCCGCTCACCCTCGACCACCTCGGGCTGATGGCCGACGCCGCGGTCGCCGGCATGGGCATCGCCTACCTGTCCGAAGTGGCGGTGCAGGCGCAGCTGGACAGCGGCGCGCTGGTACGCGTGCTTGACGACTGGTGCCCGCCGCTGCCGGGATTGTTCCTGTACTACTCCGGCCACCGCCACGTGCCGGCGGGCTTGCAGGCCTTCATCGGGGTGCTGAAGGAACTGGGATAG
- a CDS encoding host attachment family protein, with the protein MSLQIPENALVVVVDGAEARWFTNDGGRDGVTLRQHARTEVQNVDDEGPAGKVPPRTAESELDEFTFAKQVAQALNEGALKHRYDHLVLVADPTTLGRIRPLLHKETQQRLVGDVAKDLTNLPLEDIQRALS; encoded by the coding sequence ATGTCACTGCAGATTCCCGAGAATGCGCTGGTGGTGGTGGTCGACGGCGCCGAGGCGCGATGGTTCACCAATGACGGCGGCCGCGACGGCGTGACGCTGCGCCAGCACGCGCGCACCGAAGTACAGAACGTGGACGACGAAGGCCCGGCTGGCAAGGTGCCGCCGCGCACCGCCGAATCGGAACTGGACGAGTTCACCTTCGCCAAGCAGGTGGCGCAGGCGCTCAACGAAGGTGCGCTGAAACACCGCTACGACCATCTGGTGCTAGTGGCGGACCCGACCACGCTGGGCCGCATCCGTCCGTTGCTGCACAAGGAAACGCAGCAGCGCCTGGTCGGCGATGTGGCCAAGGACCTGACCAACCTGCCGCTGGAAGACATCCAGCGCGCGCTGTCCTGA
- a CDS encoding HigA family addiction module antitoxin produces the protein MKTLPNIHPGEVLLEEFLTPLGISQNALARAAGVPPRRINEIVLGKRSITADSAIRLAAALGTSERFWLGLQADYDLEQARRALGAQARKIERIAA, from the coding sequence ATGAAGACCCTGCCCAACATCCATCCCGGCGAAGTCCTGCTGGAGGAATTCCTGACCCCGCTTGGCATCAGCCAGAACGCACTGGCGCGCGCCGCCGGCGTGCCGCCGCGGCGCATCAACGAAATCGTGCTCGGCAAGCGCAGCATCACTGCCGACAGCGCGATCCGGCTCGCCGCCGCGCTCGGAACCAGCGAGCGTTTCTGGCTCGGCCTGCAGGCGGACTACGACCTGGAACAGGCGCGGCGCGCATTGGGCGCGCAGGCGCGCAAGATCGAGCGCATCGCGGCGTAG
- a CDS encoding NYN domain-containing protein: MKTRSRSETDDDQPRLAVLIDADNAQPSVIEGLLAEVAKYGVASVKRIYGDFTSTRMTQWKQALLKHSISPVQQFAYTSGKNATDSSLIIDAMDLLYTGRFDGFCLVSSDSDFTRLAQRLREEGPTVYGFGERKTPDAFVQACDKFIYTEVLRSEAASAEPSKPVAAAAKPAAKGRKTPQTAQGAQAAKPEATAAPAAAVPAAPADAKAAPLAAPLKLLRQAIEEASDDQGWAGLGSVGSYLNKVRPDFDPRLYGHKKLSDLLRRLSAQFELEERGNEGGSKRIFVRSRS, translated from the coding sequence ATGAAAACCCGTTCCAGATCCGAGACCGACGACGACCAGCCGCGCCTGGCCGTGCTGATCGATGCCGACAACGCGCAGCCCTCGGTGATCGAAGGCTTGCTGGCCGAAGTGGCCAAGTACGGCGTGGCCAGCGTCAAGCGCATCTACGGCGATTTCACCAGCACGCGCATGACCCAATGGAAGCAGGCCCTGCTCAAGCACTCGATCAGCCCGGTGCAGCAGTTCGCCTACACCAGCGGCAAGAACGCCACCGACAGCTCGCTGATCATCGACGCGATGGATCTGCTGTACACCGGCCGTTTCGACGGCTTCTGCCTGGTCTCCAGCGACAGCGACTTCACCCGCCTGGCGCAGCGCCTGCGCGAGGAAGGCCCGACCGTGTACGGCTTCGGCGAGCGCAAGACGCCGGACGCGTTCGTGCAGGCCTGCGACAAGTTCATCTACACCGAGGTGCTGCGCAGCGAGGCGGCGAGCGCCGAGCCATCGAAGCCGGTTGCCGCGGCGGCCAAGCCGGCGGCCAAGGGACGCAAGACGCCGCAGACCGCGCAGGGCGCGCAGGCGGCCAAGCCCGAGGCCACGGCGGCGCCGGCCGCGGCGGTGCCCGCTGCGCCCGCCGATGCCAAGGCCGCGCCGCTGGCGGCGCCGCTGAAACTGCTGCGCCAGGCGATCGAGGAAGCGTCCGACGACCAAGGCTGGGCCGGGCTCGGCAGCGTCGGCAGCTATCTCAACAAGGTGCGCCCGGATTTCGATCCGCGCCTGTATGGGCACAAGAAGCTCAGCGACCTGCTGCGCCGGCTGTCGGCGCAGTTCGAACTGGAGGAGCGCGGCAACGAAGGCGGCAGCAAGCGCATCTTCGTGCGCTCGCGCAGTTGA
- a CDS encoding lysozyme inhibitor LprI family protein, with protein METKANKRRWLLWVILLTAAAASAAAGAQEQEQEQLQMQQQQMQQQQLMQQQLQQVQQMQQQQPAPENSGAPRGLSATYLNCRRQARGGVDQERCIEREQTLQDDRLARIYDRLRYELDGSARARLLDAQYAWEQSNAQAGDLDNSLYGGSQAESLQRAEAALWRICARADELEKYLGAAR; from the coding sequence ATGGAAACCAAGGCGAACAAGCGCCGCTGGCTGTTGTGGGTGATATTGCTGACCGCTGCGGCCGCCAGCGCCGCGGCCGGCGCGCAGGAACAGGAGCAGGAGCAGTTGCAAATGCAGCAACAGCAAATGCAACAGCAGCAGCTGATGCAACAGCAACTCCAACAAGTTCAGCAGATGCAGCAGCAGCAACCGGCGCCGGAAAACTCGGGCGCTCCCAGGGGCTTGTCGGCCACCTACCTGAACTGCCGCAGGCAGGCACGTGGCGGGGTCGATCAGGAGCGCTGCATCGAACGCGAGCAGACCTTGCAGGATGATCGCCTGGCCCGGATCTACGATCGGTTGCGCTACGAACTGGACGGCAGTGCGCGAGCGAGGCTGCTGGACGCGCAGTACGCCTGGGAGCAATCCAATGCCCAGGCCGGCGATCTGGACAATTCGCTCTATGGGGGGTCCCAGGCCGAGAGTTTGCAGCGCGCCGAAGCGGCGCTGTGGCGGATCTGCGCGCGCGCCGACGAACTCGAGAAGTATCTCGGCGCGGCCCGCTGA
- a CDS encoding thioredoxin family protein: MAFPRDYRTDAPQAAQVRAQPGLQLLEFGTGWCGHCQAAQPLLQKVLGPFEQVPYHKVEDGKGRPLGRAFAVKLWPTVLVLRDGQEVARAVRPHEREDLLPLLEALARPEA, translated from the coding sequence ATGGCCTTCCCGCGCGACTACCGTACCGACGCCCCGCAGGCCGCGCAGGTGCGCGCGCAACCGGGGCTGCAACTGCTGGAGTTCGGCACCGGCTGGTGCGGGCACTGCCAGGCCGCGCAGCCGTTGCTGCAGAAGGTGCTGGGGCCGTTCGAACAGGTGCCCTACCACAAGGTCGAGGACGGCAAGGGCCGCCCGCTCGGCCGTGCCTTCGCGGTCAAGCTGTGGCCCACCGTGCTGGTGCTGCGCGATGGCCAGGAGGTCGCGCGTGCAGTGCGGCCGCACGAGCGCGAGGATCTGCTGCCGTTGCTCGAGGCGCTGGCGCGACCCGAGGCGTGA
- a CDS encoding SDR family oxidoreductase, translating into MNRTHFITGTSSGFGRLLTEQLLARGDRVAATLRRPEALDDLKAEYGQRLWVAALDVSDAAAVRAVVDRAFADLGRIDVVVSNAGYAVFGAAEEASDAQLRGQLDTNLVGSIQLIRAVLPHLRAQGGGRIVQVSSEGGQIAYPGFSLYHASKWGIEGFVEAVAQEVAPFGIAFTLVEPGPAATDFGRGLDRTVPSAVYADTPVDALRRALDEGRFVFGDARKMVREMLASLDVSPAPRRLLLGAQAYAQVRTALQQRLAELDAQQAIALSTEMDAA; encoded by the coding sequence ATGAACCGCACGCATTTCATTACCGGGACCTCGTCCGGCTTCGGCCGCCTGTTGACCGAGCAGCTGCTGGCGCGCGGCGACCGCGTCGCCGCCACGCTGCGCCGGCCCGAGGCGCTGGACGACCTGAAAGCCGAATACGGCCAGCGCCTGTGGGTGGCGGCGCTGGACGTGAGCGACGCCGCCGCGGTGCGCGCCGTGGTGGACCGCGCCTTCGCCGACCTCGGGCGTATCGACGTGGTCGTCAGCAATGCCGGCTACGCGGTGTTCGGCGCCGCCGAGGAAGCCAGCGATGCACAACTGCGCGGGCAGCTGGACACCAACCTGGTCGGCTCGATCCAGCTGATCCGCGCGGTGCTGCCGCACCTGCGCGCGCAGGGCGGCGGGCGCATCGTGCAGGTGTCGTCGGAAGGCGGGCAGATCGCCTATCCGGGTTTCAGCCTGTACCACGCCAGCAAGTGGGGCATCGAGGGCTTCGTCGAGGCGGTGGCGCAGGAGGTGGCGCCGTTCGGCATCGCCTTCACCCTGGTCGAACCCGGTCCGGCGGCGACCGACTTCGGCCGCGGCCTGGACCGCACCGTGCCCAGCGCGGTGTATGCGGACACGCCGGTCGATGCGCTGCGCCGCGCGCTGGACGAAGGCCGCTTCGTGTTCGGCGACGCGCGCAAGATGGTGCGCGAGATGCTGGCTTCGCTCGACGTGAGCCCGGCGCCGCGGCGGCTGCTGCTCGGCGCGCAGGCGTACGCACAGGTGCGCACGGCGCTGCAGCAGCGCCTGGCCGAACTGGACGCGCAGCAGGCGATCGCGCTGTCCACGGAGATGGATGCGGCATGA
- a CDS encoding EcsC family protein: MDATHRRELVLAHGLLEHPGLAAKVANVVGAPIEHLLSKRLPRFVSSRIDAISRHALNMALRSALLTLRKDAPGKARPRLHGLAVAATGAAGGFFGLPGLAVELPLTTTLMLRSIADIARAEGERLEDPATALACLEVLAHGGRSRRDDGSESGYFAVRTAMAQQLSAAAQYIAAHGLGSKGAPALVSMVARIAAKFSVTVSEKLAAQAVPFVGAASGAALNTLFIAHFQAMARGHFIIRRLERRYGEAAVRQAYEALPAAE; encoded by the coding sequence ATGGACGCGACCCACCGTCGCGAGTTGGTGCTGGCGCACGGCCTGCTCGAACATCCCGGGCTCGCCGCCAAGGTGGCCAACGTGGTCGGCGCGCCGATCGAGCATCTGCTGAGCAAGCGCCTGCCGCGCTTCGTGTCCTCGCGCATCGATGCGATCAGCCGCCACGCGTTGAATATGGCGCTGCGCTCGGCACTGCTGACCCTGCGCAAGGACGCACCAGGCAAGGCGCGGCCGCGCCTGCACGGGCTGGCGGTGGCGGCCACCGGCGCGGCCGGCGGTTTCTTCGGCCTGCCCGGGCTGGCGGTGGAGCTGCCGCTGACCACCACCTTGATGCTGCGCTCGATTGCCGACATCGCCCGCGCCGAAGGCGAGCGGCTGGAGGACCCGGCCACCGCGCTGGCGTGCCTGGAAGTGCTCGCGCACGGCGGACGCAGCCGCCGCGACGACGGCAGCGAGTCGGGCTATTTCGCGGTGCGCACGGCGATGGCGCAGCAGCTGAGCGCGGCGGCGCAGTACATCGCCGCGCACGGACTCGGCAGCAAGGGCGCGCCGGCGCTGGTGTCGATGGTGGCGCGGATCGCCGCCAAGTTCTCGGTGACGGTCAGCGAGAAGCTGGCGGCGCAGGCGGTGCCGTTCGTCGGCGCGGCCAGCGGCGCGGCGCTCAATACGCTGTTCATCGCGCACTTCCAGGCGATGGCGCGCGGCCACTTCATCATCCGCCGGCTGGAGCGGCGCTATGGCGAGGCCGCGGTGCGCCAGGCCTACGAGGCGTTGCCGGCTGCGGAGTAA
- a CDS encoding alpha/beta hydrolase, with translation MKRAVLALAACLAASGASAADAPAHDGIRHMPAFDLPLSPFLSPQAQAAAREDMARGDPLAKMDNATLARELPRLRAETEAWAKGVVEPLRERYGVKISTATWNGVPVTLVQPREASPAQRQRLLIELHGGSFVMGSAASFGMMEAIPVAAMTGVTVVAVDYRMGPEHRFPAASEDVAKVYREALKRYAPQHIGLFGCSAGGVLTGESLAWFAKEKLPMPAAAGMFCAGGDARYRGDSRYVVAAVNDAPLPDAQGALPIMEDLYYGPDVDFHDPLVSPVFSDAVLAQFPPLLFVTGTRAAELSNVAYTHSRLVDLGREADLHVWDGMGHAFHLNNALPESQQALRVIARFFRKHLDLPQAPAATP, from the coding sequence ATGAAAAGGGCGGTACTCGCGCTGGCCGCGTGCCTGGCGGCATCGGGCGCGAGCGCAGCCGACGCCCCTGCGCACGACGGCATCCGCCACATGCCCGCATTCGACCTGCCGTTGTCGCCGTTCCTCAGCCCGCAAGCGCAGGCGGCGGCGCGTGAGGACATGGCCCGCGGCGACCCACTGGCGAAGATGGACAACGCCACGTTGGCGCGCGAACTGCCGCGCCTCCGCGCCGAGACCGAGGCGTGGGCCAAGGGCGTGGTGGAGCCGCTGCGCGAACGCTATGGGGTGAAGATCAGCACGGCGACCTGGAACGGCGTGCCGGTGACGCTGGTGCAGCCGCGCGAGGCGTCGCCGGCGCAACGCCAGCGCTTGTTGATCGAACTGCACGGCGGCTCGTTCGTGATGGGCAGCGCGGCCTCGTTCGGCATGATGGAGGCGATCCCGGTGGCGGCGATGACCGGCGTCACCGTGGTCGCCGTCGACTACCGGATGGGCCCGGAACACCGCTTCCCCGCCGCCAGCGAGGACGTGGCCAAGGTCTACCGCGAAGCGCTCAAGCGCTACGCGCCACAGCATATCGGCCTGTTCGGCTGCTCGGCCGGCGGCGTGCTGACCGGCGAATCGCTGGCCTGGTTCGCCAAGGAGAAGCTGCCGATGCCAGCCGCGGCGGGCATGTTCTGCGCCGGCGGCGATGCGCGCTACCGCGGCGATTCGCGTTACGTGGTGGCGGCGGTGAACGATGCGCCGCTGCCCGATGCGCAGGGCGCGCTGCCGATCATGGAAGACCTGTACTACGGCCCCGACGTGGATTTCCACGATCCGCTGGTGTCGCCGGTGTTTTCCGATGCGGTGCTGGCGCAGTTCCCGCCGCTGCTGTTCGTCACCGGCACGCGTGCGGCCGAGCTGAGCAATGTCGCCTACACCCATTCGCGCCTGGTCGACCTGGGCCGCGAGGCGGACCTGCACGTGTGGGACGGCATGGGCCATGCGTTCCATCTCAACAACGCGCTGCCCGAAAGCCAGCAGGCCTTGCGGGTGATCGCGCGCTTCTTCCGCAAGCATCTGGACCTGCCGCAGGCGCCCGCGGCGACGCCCTGA
- a CDS encoding hemolysin III family protein, with protein sequence MPAPAITAHYKTIGARRADLIVHAAGLLLSIVGGVMLIWRPHANQALLLATCVYALGMLVMFACSAAYNFAPPQRQPILRKLDHAGIFVMIAGSYTPLFVLALSGAWVWSMTLAVWGVALFGVFAKLFLPGISKGFWVAIYLLLGWAGIVAIKPLMASLDSAVLWFIAAGGMFYTVGVGFYVRKSMIYNRAIWHAHVVGGALSHWCAIWLCLQPSQAV encoded by the coding sequence GTGCCTGCCCCCGCTATCACCGCACACTACAAAACCATCGGCGCCCGCCGCGCCGACCTGATCGTGCATGCCGCCGGCCTGCTGCTGTCCATCGTCGGCGGCGTCATGCTGATCTGGCGCCCCCACGCCAACCAGGCGCTGCTGCTGGCCACCTGCGTCTACGCGCTGGGGATGCTGGTGATGTTCGCCTGCTCGGCGGCCTACAACTTCGCCCCGCCGCAGCGCCAGCCGATCCTGCGCAAGCTCGACCACGCCGGCATCTTCGTGATGATTGCCGGCTCCTACACGCCGCTGTTCGTGCTGGCGCTGTCCGGCGCCTGGGTCTGGTCGATGACCCTGGCGGTGTGGGGCGTGGCGCTGTTCGGCGTGTTCGCCAAGCTGTTCCTGCCCGGCATCAGCAAAGGCTTCTGGGTGGCGATCTACCTGCTGCTGGGCTGGGCCGGCATCGTCGCGATCAAGCCGCTGATGGCCAGCCTGGACAGCGCCGTGCTGTGGTTTATCGCCGCCGGCGGCATGTTCTACACGGTGGGCGTGGGCTTCTACGTGCGCAAGTCGATGATCTATAACCGCGCCATCTGGCACGCCCACGTGGTGGGCGGCGCGCTGTCGCACTGGTGCGCCATCTGGCTGTGCCTGCAGCCATCGCAGGCGGTATGA
- a CDS encoding DUF4424 domain-containing protein, which translates to MTPRRLLVRILFALAPLCAATAHANDSSFGDANGTIQLLQQPDIRMSKEALFISEELVRVDYVFTNTSTRDLLVPIAFPMPPMYFGQADHSELTEFKLWVDGKPVHTERKLVASLDGADVSRAWAASGWSSDDLAAYIDSGEMPKGRKALPKNWFDADGQPRFTLSEYFTWQQRFAAGKSVSIRHSYAPSLASGVPMPAADLIRDFAKDTCLDAGAQQSARRRQHEYGLEWSNLRYILLTGNNWKGPIQDFHLTLKKRAPTDIVSLCFDGELKRTDPLTFEFQQKDFVPKQDLDVLFLR; encoded by the coding sequence ATGACTCCCAGACGTCTGCTGGTCCGCATCCTGTTCGCCCTCGCGCCGCTGTGCGCGGCCACCGCCCATGCCAACGACAGCAGCTTCGGCGATGCCAACGGCACCATCCAGCTGCTGCAGCAGCCGGATATCCGCATGAGCAAGGAGGCGCTGTTCATCAGCGAGGAGCTGGTACGGGTGGACTACGTGTTCACCAACACCAGCACGCGCGACCTGCTGGTGCCGATCGCGTTCCCGATGCCGCCGATGTACTTCGGGCAGGCCGACCACAGCGAGCTGACCGAGTTCAAGCTGTGGGTGGACGGCAAGCCGGTCCATACCGAACGCAAGTTGGTGGCGTCGCTGGACGGCGCCGACGTGTCGCGCGCATGGGCGGCCAGCGGCTGGAGCAGCGACGATCTGGCCGCCTACATCGACTCCGGCGAGATGCCCAAGGGCCGCAAGGCGTTGCCCAAGAACTGGTTCGATGCGGACGGACAGCCGCGTTTCACGCTGAGCGAGTATTTCACCTGGCAGCAGCGCTTCGCTGCGGGCAAGTCGGTGTCGATCCGCCACAGTTATGCGCCGAGCCTGGCGAGCGGCGTGCCGATGCCGGCTGCCGACCTGATCCGCGACTTCGCCAAGGACACCTGCCTGGATGCCGGCGCGCAGCAGAGCGCGCGCCGCCGCCAGCACGAGTACGGCCTGGAATGGAGCAACCTGCGCTACATCCTGCTGACCGGCAACAACTGGAAGGGGCCGATCCAGGACTTCCACCTGACCCTGAAGAAGCGCGCGCCGACCGACATCGTCAGCCTGTGCTTCGACGGCGAGCTGAAGCGCACCGATCCGCTGACCTTCGAATTCCAGCAGAAGGACTTCGTGCCCAAGCAGGATCTGGACGTGCTGTTCCTGCGCTAG
- a CDS encoding class I SAM-dependent methyltransferase codes for MTDRPYAPSCDRNREPILQVLRRHFADRRHALEIGSGTGQHAVHFAAALPQLTWQCSERAEHLPGIAQWLEAAALPNTPPALALDVQTGPWPVAGYDAVFTANTLHIMGWPAVQALFAGVGRLLAGSDGGTLAVYGPFNYGGAFSSDSNREFDAWLKARDAASGIRDVEAVAALAQAQGLVLQEDVAMPANNRCLVWRRG; via the coding sequence ATGACCGATAGACCCTACGCACCCTCCTGCGACCGCAATCGCGAGCCGATCCTGCAGGTGCTGCGGCGGCATTTCGCCGACCGCCGCCACGCGCTGGAGATCGGCAGCGGCACCGGCCAGCATGCAGTTCACTTCGCCGCGGCCTTGCCGCAGCTGACCTGGCAATGCAGCGAGCGTGCCGAGCACCTGCCCGGCATCGCGCAATGGCTGGAGGCGGCGGCATTGCCGAACACGCCGCCGGCCCTGGCGCTGGACGTGCAGACCGGGCCGTGGCCGGTCGCCGGCTACGATGCGGTGTTCACTGCCAACACGCTGCACATCATGGGCTGGCCCGCGGTACAGGCGTTGTTCGCCGGCGTCGGCAGGCTGCTGGCCGGCAGCGACGGCGGCACGCTGGCGGTGTACGGACCGTTCAACTACGGCGGCGCGTTCAGCAGCGACAGCAACCGCGAGTTCGACGCCTGGCTGAAGGCGCGCGATGCGGCCAGCGGCATCCGCGACGTCGAGGCGGTCGCCGCGCTGGCGCAGGCGCAGGGCCTGGTGCTGCAGGAGGACGTCGCGATGCCGGCCAACAATCGCTGCCTGGTATGGCGGCGCGGCTGA